The proteins below are encoded in one region of Pomacea canaliculata isolate SZHN2017 linkage group LG7, ASM307304v1, whole genome shotgun sequence:
- the LOC112568552 gene encoding uncharacterized protein LOC112568552 — translation MAPEPIMVGIKCSPKNFEDSCMPKTTGLKTYPGCAENEAVAISKCKMHSKPVFMKSFNETSCDSKFTEEACNEYYAMKACIKSGTSDTCKPLEGEMYNKPIMEGIKCSPQTFEDSCMLKDTYTGCTDEESTTINTCKVHAKPVFVKIFGKMSCISKLTEHTCNEYKSMRDCIKSSTNGTCKPLEGEMATQPIMAGIKCTPENFEVGCMSLTDEAYTGCTRNETAVINSCKIHAKPVFKKEFGEMPCNSNLTDLVCNEYKAMKTCIKSGTSNTCKPLEGDRAIHPIMSGIQCSPNNFEDSCFPKMKEVYKGCTENETTFINNCKMNSKPVFKESFGERSCESNLTGKVCMEYESMKACIKRHTSEACKPLEGEMATHPIMTEVDCSPQTFEDTCLPEMGCTESEITDTNNCKMNAKPVFQKSFGDAPCIDFAPEVCREYKSLSTCIASKTSAHANLWKARWTRNLSVRTEISPG, via the exons ATGGCCCCCGAACCTATCA tgGTTGGAATCAAGTGTTCACCAAAGAACTTCGAAGACTCATGCATGCCAAAGACAACGG GTCTAAAAACATACCCAGGGTGTGCCGAGAACGAGGCCGTCGCCATAAGTAAATGTAAGATGCATTCCAAGCCAGTTTTCATGAAGTCATTTAACGAAACATCTTGCGATTCAAAATTTACCGAAGAGGCTTGCAA TGAGTATTATGCCATGAAGGCGTGTATCAAGAGCGGTACCAGCGACACATGCAAACCTTTGGAGGGCGAGATGTACAACAAACCTATCA TGGAAGGAATCAAGTGTTCACCACAGACCTTCGAAGACTCATGCATGCTAAAGG ATACATACACAGGATGTACAGATGAGGAGAGCACCACCATAAATACCTGCAAGGTGCATGCTAAGCCAGTGTTCGTGAAGATATTTGGCAAAATGTCATGTATTTCAAAATTAACCGAACACACTTGCAA TGAGTATAAATCCATGAGAGATTGCATCAAGAGCAGTACCAACGGCACTTGCAAACCTTTGGAAGGCGAGATGGCCACCCAACCTATCA TGGCAGGAATCAAATGTACACCAGAGAACTTCGAAGTCGGGTGCATGTCACTGACGGACG AAGCATACACAGGGTGTACAAGGAACGAGACCGCCGTCATCAATAGCTGTAAGATACATGCAAAGCCAGTTTTCAAGAAGGAATTTGGTGAAATGCCTTGTAATTCAAATCTTACCGACCTGGTTTGCAA TGAGTATAAAGCCATGAAGACGTGTATCAAGAGCGGTACCAGCAACACATGCAAGCCTTTGGAAGGAGACAGGGCCATCCATCCTATCA TGTCGGGAATTCAGTGTTCACCGAACAACTTCGAAGATTCTTGCTTTCCAAAGATGAAAG AAGTATACAAAGGGTGTACAGAGAACGAGACCACCTTCATAAATAACTGTAAGATGAATTCCAAGCCAGTGTTCAAAGAGTCATTTGGTGAAAGGTCTTGTGAATCAAACCTTACCGGAAAGGTTTGCAT GGAGTATGAATCAATGAAGGCGTGTATCAAGAGACACACCAGCGAGGCATGCAAACCTTTAGAAGGCGAGATGGCCACACATCCTATCA TGACGGAAGTCGATTGTTCACCGCAGACCTTCGAAGACACTTGCTTGCCAGAGATGG GTTGTACAGAGAGCGAGATCACTGACACAAATAACTGCAAGATGAATGCGAAGCCAGTGTTCCAGAAGAGTTTTGGTGATGCGCCTTGTATAGATTTTGCTCCAGAGGTTTGCCG CGAGTATAAATCCCTGAGCACATGCATTGCAAGCAAGACCAGCGCACATGCAAACCTTTGGAAGGCAAGATGGACACGAAACCTATCAGTACGTACTGAAATCTCACCAGGATga